A portion of the Chondrinema litorale genome contains these proteins:
- a CDS encoding choice-of-anchor Q domain-containing protein encodes MRFIVKVQVHFLRLISFLLFACIIYACELQEEKITTDPSVELTFSTDTIFFDTVFTSVGSITKRLKVYNTSNNAVEIESISIGDKTDSPYSLVINGFEANSLNKTRVLGNDSLLILVKVLIDPQDKDLPYIVQDSVVFETNGNFQDVKLVSWGQDAIFFRSGSVQSVDCNSVWDSLRPYVIYDSLLIPEDCTLTLQEGTRVYFAPSAALFVGGTLTINGTAESPVTVTGIRRDETYIDAPGQWDAIYFLQTSTNNSIDYALLENGNIGLYLGTPDEDVNPDLTISHSIIRNFVSAGIQSVSSDLEITNSLIYDCVENTVLCTAGGNYYFYNNTFAAESRDVFRDAPSFVITNYLPISDTEALAEELNATLYNNIIWGRLEEELLLDQIEDVGFNIIAEKNIVKSNYSYFDTENLPNQNPLFFDSSENDYHLDSLGESPAVDAGMQLNIATDLDGNTRDELPDIGAYEYLPKE; translated from the coding sequence GTGAGGTTTATCGTTAAAGTTCAGGTACATTTTTTACGCTTAATATCATTTCTATTGTTTGCCTGTATCATTTATGCTTGTGAATTACAGGAAGAAAAAATAACTACCGACCCAAGTGTCGAGCTTACATTTTCTACAGACACCATCTTTTTTGATACAGTTTTTACTTCTGTTGGGAGTATTACAAAGCGTCTTAAAGTATACAATACTTCTAATAATGCAGTAGAGATAGAAAGTATTAGTATAGGGGATAAAACGGATTCTCCTTACTCACTTGTTATCAATGGATTTGAGGCTAACTCGCTTAATAAAACCAGAGTTTTGGGTAACGATAGTCTATTAATTCTTGTAAAAGTTTTAATAGATCCACAAGATAAAGACCTACCATATATAGTTCAAGATTCAGTGGTTTTTGAAACCAATGGAAATTTTCAAGATGTAAAACTAGTCTCATGGGGGCAAGACGCTATCTTTTTTAGAAGTGGCAGCGTGCAAAGTGTAGATTGTAATAGTGTTTGGGATAGTTTAAGACCTTATGTGATTTACGATTCTTTGCTCATTCCAGAAGATTGTACGCTTACGCTGCAAGAAGGAACCCGAGTTTATTTTGCACCTAGTGCCGCATTGTTTGTTGGTGGTACACTTACAATAAATGGAACAGCAGAAAGTCCAGTAACAGTAACAGGAATTCGCAGAGACGAAACCTATATTGATGCACCTGGCCAGTGGGATGCTATTTACTTTTTACAAACCAGTACTAATAACTCTATAGATTATGCGCTGTTAGAAAATGGAAACATTGGTTTGTATTTGGGAACACCAGATGAAGATGTTAACCCTGATCTCACAATTAGCCATTCTATCATCAGAAATTTTGTTTCGGCAGGCATTCAATCTGTTTCTTCAGATTTAGAAATTACCAATTCGCTTATATATGACTGTGTAGAAAATACAGTGCTCTGTACTGCTGGGGGTAATTATTATTTTTATAACAACACATTTGCTGCCGAATCTCGCGATGTGTTTAGAGATGCGCCCTCTTTCGTAATAACTAATTATTTGCCAATAAGTGATACAGAGGCATTAGCAGAAGAGCTAAATGCCACTTTGTACAATAACATCATCTGGGGAAGGCTCGAAGAAGAGCTTTTGCTAGATCAAATTGAAGATGTAGGCTTTAATATTATCGCTGAAAAAAATATTGTAAAATCAAATTACTCATACTTCGATACGGAGAATTTGCCTAACCAAAATCCATTATTTTTTGATTCTTCAGAAAATGATTATCATTTAGACTCATTAGGTGAAAGTCCGGCCGTAGATGCTGGAATGCAGTTAAATATCGCTACAGACCTCGATGGAAACACTCGTGATGAGCTGCCTGATATTGGCGCTTATGAATATCTGCCCAAAGAATAA
- a CDS encoding DEAD/DEAH box helicase — translation MNVSPQKPFQLVYSLFEHQYLGYLFESFVVEVNESGKLTLRNQNISSLNAHEFATGLEESDYEIIKIMDSMQQEAIIKKFYNKKVLPARFFDTVYEIKKDEALQAKIQVYLEKKRNQVLNLLPGKEVYEMANDGDPTYRKLVVEEEKASVRFHFFRNEDNTHYYPTIRHKEGKVEFKYRNAIILCDTPAWLMVDGHIYSFEKGVDGKKLRPFLRKNFISIPKSMEDDYYKKFVAPLIESFDVFAKGGINIVTEKYQFVPELNIAEYSESASSSLFGESENGNGKYEEKILLSLNFKYGNYKFSSADRKPITVVMEKNNNDEYIFHRTKRYLSGEKNIIDKLQEMGLPLNNGKSLLNKSIAFDIISERSQELKDAGIVLNQKKSEKKYFVGKSSISVDISEGRDWFDINAKVHFGEYEIPFLTIRKLIIRNKREFTLPNGEIAVIPESWFTRYADLFHFVHENDKQPALHKHHIALVQELKTGNLAKVTMSRKLNRLKDFNKIDEFEVGSEFQGVLRPYQQAGYNWLNFLSEYNFGGCLADDMGLGKTVQTLALLQKLKQNEQSSATLLVMPTSLLYNWEMEAKKFTPDLKVFSYTGTNRNKDVTNFDNYDLVITSYGIIRIDIEILQEYYFNYVILDESQVIKNPSSIISKSVNNLKSRRRLILTGTPIENTTLDLWSQMNFANPGLLGTEKYFKQEYQLPIERKKDGSKMMKLHALIKPFILRRHKSQVAKDLPEKTEKIHYVSMTADQEKEYEETKSQFRNKILEEIETHGMGKSQIVLLQGLTLLRQIANHPQMVNPDSTSTSGKLEDLMYMLETALKENHKILIFSQFVKHLTIVRNELDKQDIRYAYLDGTTKDRQGEVTNFQTDDDLKVFLISLKAGGLGLNLTAADYVFILDPWWNPAIEQQAIDRAHRIGQENKVFTYKFIAKNTVEEKILALQQEKLKLATDLITTEESFIKKLTKEDIESLLE, via the coding sequence ATGAATGTATCACCACAAAAACCTTTTCAACTTGTATATTCACTGTTTGAGCATCAGTATTTAGGATATCTGTTCGAATCATTTGTTGTTGAGGTAAACGAAAGTGGTAAATTAACACTTAGAAATCAGAACATATCTAGTCTAAATGCTCACGAGTTTGCAACTGGTCTGGAAGAGTCCGATTATGAGATAATCAAGATAATGGACTCTATGCAGCAAGAGGCAATCATCAAAAAGTTTTATAACAAAAAAGTATTACCTGCCCGGTTTTTCGATACAGTTTACGAAATAAAAAAAGACGAAGCTTTACAGGCAAAAATTCAGGTTTATCTTGAAAAGAAGAGAAATCAGGTTTTAAATCTGTTACCTGGAAAAGAAGTTTATGAAATGGCAAACGATGGGGATCCAACCTATCGAAAGCTAGTTGTGGAGGAGGAAAAAGCCAGTGTTAGGTTCCATTTTTTTAGAAATGAGGATAATACTCACTATTATCCGACTATCAGACACAAAGAAGGCAAGGTTGAGTTTAAATATAGAAATGCCATTATTCTTTGCGATACACCTGCATGGTTAATGGTAGATGGCCACATATATTCATTTGAAAAGGGAGTAGATGGCAAAAAACTTAGACCATTTCTTAGAAAGAATTTTATTTCCATTCCTAAAAGTATGGAAGACGACTACTACAAGAAATTTGTAGCACCATTAATTGAGTCGTTTGATGTATTTGCCAAGGGAGGAATAAACATAGTAACTGAAAAATATCAATTTGTACCAGAATTGAATATTGCTGAATATTCAGAATCTGCATCAAGTTCATTGTTTGGAGAAAGTGAGAATGGCAATGGAAAATACGAAGAGAAGATACTGCTTTCTTTAAATTTTAAATACGGCAACTACAAGTTTTCTTCGGCAGACCGCAAGCCAATTACAGTTGTGATGGAAAAAAATAACAACGATGAATACATTTTCCATCGAACGAAAAGGTACCTAAGCGGTGAAAAAAATATTATTGACAAATTACAAGAAATGGGTTTGCCTTTGAATAATGGTAAATCTTTACTTAATAAATCTATTGCTTTTGATATAATAAGTGAAAGATCTCAAGAGCTTAAAGATGCAGGTATTGTATTAAATCAGAAGAAATCTGAGAAGAAGTATTTTGTTGGTAAAAGCAGCATAAGTGTAGATATAAGTGAAGGAAGAGACTGGTTTGATATTAATGCCAAAGTACATTTTGGCGAATACGAAATACCTTTTCTTACAATTAGGAAGCTAATTATAAGAAATAAAAGAGAGTTTACTTTACCAAATGGTGAAATTGCGGTAATTCCAGAAAGCTGGTTTACGCGCTATGCAGACCTTTTTCATTTTGTACACGAAAATGATAAACAGCCTGCTTTACATAAACATCATATTGCTTTAGTTCAAGAGCTAAAAACTGGCAACTTGGCTAAAGTAACCATGAGCCGTAAGCTAAATAGGTTAAAAGACTTTAATAAAATCGATGAGTTTGAAGTAGGATCAGAGTTTCAAGGTGTGCTTCGACCTTATCAACAAGCGGGTTATAACTGGCTAAATTTCTTGTCGGAATATAACTTCGGTGGTTGCTTGGCAGACGATATGGGTCTGGGTAAAACCGTGCAAACACTGGCTTTACTACAGAAGCTTAAGCAAAATGAGCAAAGTAGTGCAACACTGCTTGTAATGCCAACATCTCTTTTATACAACTGGGAGATGGAAGCAAAAAAGTTTACTCCCGACCTCAAAGTATTTTCTTACACTGGAACCAATAGAAATAAAGATGTAACCAATTTCGATAATTACGATTTGGTAATTACATCTTATGGAATTATTAGAATTGATATTGAAATTCTGCAAGAATATTATTTCAACTATGTTATCCTGGATGAGTCTCAGGTAATTAAAAATCCTTCTTCTATTATTTCTAAATCTGTAAATAATTTAAAATCTCGAAGAAGATTAATTCTTACAGGTACGCCAATAGAAAATACCACGCTTGATTTATGGTCGCAGATGAATTTTGCTAATCCGGGTTTATTAGGTACAGAAAAATATTTTAAGCAGGAATATCAATTACCGATAGAAAGGAAAAAGGATGGCAGTAAGATGATGAAACTGCATGCTTTAATTAAACCTTTTATTTTAAGAAGACATAAATCTCAAGTTGCTAAAGATTTACCTGAGAAAACTGAAAAGATACATTATGTATCGATGACGGCAGATCAGGAGAAAGAATACGAAGAGACGAAATCTCAGTTCAGGAATAAAATTTTAGAAGAGATTGAAACTCACGGAATGGGTAAATCTCAGATTGTGCTACTACAAGGTTTAACCTTACTGAGACAGATTGCTAATCATCCACAAATGGTGAATCCAGACTCTACGAGCACCTCTGGAAAGCTTGAGGATTTAATGTATATGTTAGAAACTGCATTAAAGGAAAATCACAAAATTTTGATTTTTAGCCAGTTTGTTAAGCATTTGACTATAGTGAGAAATGAGCTAGATAAACAAGACATTAGATATGCTTATTTAGATGGTACTACCAAAGACAGACAAGGCGAGGTTACAAACTTCCAGACGGATGATGATTTAAAAGTATTTCTTATCTCATTAAAAGCTGGTGGTTTAGGTTTGAATTTAACTGCCGCAGATTATGTGTTTATTCTAGACCCTTGGTGGAACCCGGCAATTGAACAACAGGCAATAGATAGAGCGCATAGAATTGGTCAAGAAAACAAGGTATTTACCTATAAGTTTATTGCTAAAAATACTGTAGAAGAAAAAATTCTGGCGTTACAGCAAGAAAAACTTAAGCTCGCTACAGATTTAATTACAACTGAAGAAAGCTTTATAAAGAAGCTTACCAAGGAAGATATAGAATCTTTACTTGAATAA